In the Pseudanabaena sp. PCC 7367 genome, one interval contains:
- the pseG gene encoding UDP-2,4-diacetamido-2,4,6-trideoxy-beta-L-altropyranose hydrolase, with protein MRFLVRVDASQTIGTGHLMRTLALVQALQPIADLIVFVVVELLPALEQRLLDQNFQVKHLRATIGDLEDSKQTIDLAQQLQIDWLILDGYDFKPTYQRAIKSAAIRFLYFDDYGHLSYYWADLVLNQNVSAEPAWYSDRHPDTKLLLGSNYALLRQEFATWQYWQRSLDLNISQLLITLGGSDPDNVTLKVVQALAMVRQTQSLAASVASVLKVTVVIGAGYRYAEQLKHAIAQLTSAPSHKNLKIELIQNATQMAHLIANADLAIAAAGSTCWELAFMGLPAILIVTAENQRLIAAKLAELGVSINLGWHQQITPAQIAMAIDRLWRDPQQRLVMSKNGQRLIDGQGKSRILAKLKQIPGFSAANG; from the coding sequence ATGCGTTTCTTAGTGCGGGTGGATGCGAGTCAAACAATTGGCACCGGGCATCTGATGCGTACTTTGGCATTGGTGCAAGCGCTCCAGCCGATCGCCGATCTGATTGTTTTTGTGGTGGTGGAACTGCTTCCAGCTCTGGAACAGCGCTTGCTAGACCAAAATTTTCAAGTAAAGCACTTGCGGGCTACGATTGGCGATTTAGAAGATAGCAAGCAAACGATCGACTTGGCTCAACAACTCCAAATCGATTGGTTAATTCTGGATGGCTATGATTTTAAGCCCACCTACCAAAGGGCGATCAAAAGTGCTGCAATCAGGTTTTTGTACTTTGATGACTATGGCCATTTATCCTACTATTGGGCGGATCTGGTGCTGAATCAGAATGTGTCGGCGGAGCCTGCCTGGTATAGCGATCGCCACCCAGATACTAAACTGCTATTGGGTAGTAATTATGCATTGCTGCGGCAAGAGTTTGCGACCTGGCAATATTGGCAGCGATCGCTGGATCTAAATATTTCCCAACTGCTAATTACCCTGGGCGGCTCTGATCCAGATAATGTGACCTTGAAAGTGGTACAAGCATTGGCAATGGTTAGGCAAACTCAATCATTGGCAGCATCGGTAGCATCGGTGCTTAAAGTAACCGTAGTGATAGGAGCCGGTTATCGCTATGCAGAGCAACTCAAACATGCGATCGCCCAGTTAACCTCCGCCCCCAGCCATAAAAATCTCAAGATTGAATTGATTCAGAATGCTACCCAAATGGCCCACTTGATTGCTAATGCCGATCTGGCAATCGCGGCGGCTGGTTCAACTTGCTGGGAGTTGGCGTTTATGGGGTTGCCGGCAATTTTGATCGTAACGGCAGAAAATCAGCGGTTGATCGCAGCTAAACTAGCTGAACTTGGCGTTAGCATTAATTTGGGTTGGCATCAACAAATTACGCCTGCACAGATAGCGATGGCGATCGATCGGCTTTGGCGTGATCCACAACAGCGATTGGTAATGAGTAAGAATGGCCAGAGGCTAATTGATGGTCAAGGTAAATCCAGGATTTTAGCCAAACTCAAGCAAATCCCTGGCTTCAGTGCGGCAAACGGCTAA
- a CDS encoding PIG-L deacetylase family protein, which yields MNILVVAAHPDDEMLGCGGTIARHTRVGDQVHILILAEGATSRDPQRFVAKRQEEMSALATAAQQARQIVGAHSTQLHDFPDNRLDHCDRLDVVKVVEQKIDQIQPELIYTHHGGDLNIDHQYAYQAVITAARPLPRGVVKTILCFEVASSTEWQVPPSFLPNWYVDITETLDTKLAALVAYHMEMREFPHARSIDTIEHLARWRGANVGVAAAEAFMLARHII from the coding sequence ATGAATATACTAGTAGTAGCGGCACATCCTGATGATGAGATGCTTGGTTGTGGCGGCACGATCGCTAGACACACCCGGGTCGGTGACCAGGTACATATCCTAATTTTGGCAGAGGGTGCGACCAGTCGAGATCCGCAGCGGTTTGTTGCTAAGCGTCAGGAAGAAATGTCGGCCTTAGCGACCGCTGCCCAGCAAGCCCGTCAGATTGTTGGGGCCCATTCTACGCAACTCCATGATTTCCCCGATAACCGCCTTGATCATTGCGATCGCTTAGATGTAGTGAAGGTGGTAGAGCAAAAAATTGATCAAATCCAACCAGAACTGATTTATACCCATCACGGCGGCGATCTCAATATTGACCATCAGTATGCTTATCAAGCCGTAATCACGGCGGCTCGGCCATTGCCCCGTGGGGTGGTGAAAACAATCCTTTGTTTTGAAGTAGCTTCTAGCACTGAGTGGCAAGTACCACCAAGTTTTCTGCCCAATTGGTATGTGGATATTACCGAGACGCTGGATACTAAATTAGCTGCTCTGGTGGCTTATCATATGGAAATGCGAGAGTTTCCCCATGCGCGATCGATTGATACGATTGAGCATTTAGCACGCTGGCGTGGTGCGAATGTTGGGGTGGCAGCGGCAGAAGCATTTATGTTGGCTAGGCATATTATTTAG